The following are encoded together in the Daucus carota subsp. sativus chromosome 5, DH1 v3.0, whole genome shotgun sequence genome:
- the LOC135152815 gene encoding uncharacterized protein LOC135152815: MNNNRSWMYERTDESGFLNSLFISGVEEFMNHVISQPTSMNGTSIQCPCTKCKNRKFWNSDIVKLHLLKNGFVRDYYIWSRHGESYIFNGNEDQSSANYSNVARGTDGNNLMYNMVIDAGGPSFDPHRSEEMPNAEAQNIYNMLNSSERELYDGCETSQLAAMAQMLSLKSDHHWSEACYDQTSQFIKGILPKDNTFLDSFYGTKKHMEGLGLPSIHIDCCVNGCMIYWNEDIDMESCKFCSKPRYKIRVNRSTRERKKVAVQRMIYFPLAPRLQRLYASPTTAAHMRWHADHYKEDGVMHHCSDSEEWRQFDRAHPLFSSEVRNVRLGLSADGFQPFGSSGKQYSSWPIIVTPYNLPPWMCSKEEYMFLSILVPGPRNPKQKIDVFLQPLISELKMLWEVGVETWDTSLKQNFQMRAALMWTISDFPAYSMLSGWKTAGHLACPHCAHEHDAYNLKHGGKPTWFDNHRKFLPANHPFRKNKNWFTKGKVVSEFPPPIRTGEDVLQEIESLGLMKITELGSEEHNAKIIKTYNYGWKKRSIFWDLPYWRTLSIRHNLDVMHIEKNVFENIFNTIMAIEGKTKDNAKARADIALLCRRPELAIDESTRKYPKACYSLDKKGKEAVCKWLQDLKFPDGYVSNMGRCIDMKKYKLFGMKSHDCHVFMQRLMPIAFREFLPNNVWEAVTELSLFFKDLTSATLKVSDMCRLEEQIPVILCKLERIFPPALFDSMEHLLVHLPYEARIAGPVQYRWMYPFERFLRHLKNNIKNKARVEGSMCNAYLVEEASTFCSHYFEQHVQTKHRKVPRNDSSGGGESFEGNFSIFSHPGRASGCANVRYLDDREYMAAHNYVLLNCPEVAPYTEYVLFFLNHISMSMFNSFLLILF, from the coding sequence ATGAATAATAACCGATCTTGGATGTACGAAAGGACGGATGAGAGTGGTTTCTTGAATTCTCTATTTATTTCTGGAGTGGAAGAATTCATGAATCATGTTATATCTCAGCCAACGTCTATGAATGGTACGAGTATACAATGTCCGTGCACAAAGTGTAAGAATCGAAAATTTTGGAATTCAGATATCGTGAAGCTACATTTGTTGAAGAATGGATTTGTGAGAGATTATTATATATGGAGTCGACACGGAGAGTCATACATTTTTAATGGGAACGAAGACCAATCTTCAGCAAACTATTCAAATGTTGCACGTGGCACAGATGGGAACAATTTAATGTACAATATGGTGATTGATGCAGGCGGCCCTAGTTTTGATCCACATCGTTCAGAAGAGATGCCGAACGCAGAAGCACAAAATATATACAACATGCTAAATTCTTCGGAACGAGAGCTATATGATGGTTGTGAAACATCACAGTTGGCTGCCATGGCTCAAATGTTGAGTCTGAAATCTGATCATCACTGGTCGGAAGCATGCTATGATCAGACATCACAATTTATCAAAGGCATCTTGCCTAAAGATAATACATTTCTCGATAGTTTCTATGGAACAAAGAAACATATGGAAGGACTGGGCCTACCTTCCATTCATATCGATTGTTGTGTTAATGGGTGCATGATATATTGGAACGAAGACATTGACATGGAGTCATGCAAATTTTGTTCTAAACCGAGATATAAGATCAGAGTTAACAGATCTacaagagagagaaagaaagtgGCTGTTCAAAGGATGATATATTTTCCATTGGCCCCGAGATTACAAAGGTTATATGCCTCACCGACGACTGCAGCTCATATGAGATGGCATGCTGATCATTACAAAGAAGATGGTGTAATGCATCATTGTTCAGATTCAGAGGAGTGGAGGCAATTTGATAGAGCACATCCATTATTTTCCTCGGAGGTCAGAAATGTGAGACTTGGACTTTCTGCTGACGGATTTCAGCCATTTGGTAGTTCAGGCAAGCAATATTCTTCTTGGCCAATTATAGTGACTCCATATAATTTACCTCCCTGGATGTGTTCAAAAGAAGAGTACATGTTTCTATCCATACTTGTGCCTGGCCCGAGGAATCCAAAGCAGAAGATAGATGTTTTTCTTCAACCATTGATTTCCGAGTTAAAAATGTTATGGGAGGTTGGTGTTGAGACATGGGATACTTCCTTAAAGCAGAATTTTCAAATGCGAGCTGCTTTGATGTGGACTATAAGTGATTTTCCTGCTTATTCAATGTTATCAGGATGGAAAACTGCTGGTCATTTAGCGTGTCCTCATTGTGCTCATGAACATGATGCTTATAATCTCAAACATGGAGGAAAGCCAACATGGTTTGATAATCATCGGAAGTTTTTGCCTGCGAATCATCCATTTCGAAAGAATAAAAACTGGTTTACCAAGGGGAAGGTCGTGTCTGAATTTCCTCCACCTATTCGGACAGGTGAAGATGTCTTACAAGAAATTGAGTCACTTGGTTTGATGAAAATTACTGAATTGGGAAGTGAAGAGCATAATGCCAAAATCATCAAAACTTATAATTATGGATGGAAAAAACGAAGTATCTTTTGGGATTTGCCATATTGGAGGACATTATCAATTAGACATAACCTTGATGTTATGCACATTGAGAAAAATgtgtttgaaaatattttcaacacTATTATGGCCATCGAAGGTAAAACCAAAGATAATGCTAAAGCAAGAGCTGATATTGCACTTCTTTGTCGGAGGCCTGAGTTAGCAATTGATGAGTCGACACGAAAATATCCAAAAGCTTGTTACAGCTTAGATAAAAAGGGTAAAGAAGCAGTGTGTAAGTGGTTACAAGATCTTAAATTTCCGGATGGATATGTGTCGAATATGGGGCGTTGCATCGACATGAAAAAATACAAGTTATTTGGGATGAAAAGTCACGATTGTCATGTGTTTATGCAAAGACTTATGCCAATTGCTTTTCGAGAATTTCTTCCTAATAATGTTTGGGAGGCTGTAACAGAGTTGAGCCTTTTTTTCAAAGATCTAACTTCAGCCACTTTGAAGGTTAGCGATATGTGCAGACTTGAAGAACAGATTCCAGTGATACTTTGCAAATTGGAACGCATATTTCCACCAGCTTTATTTGACTCAATGGAACATCTTTTGGTGCATTTACCATACGAGGCACGTATAGCAGGTCCTGTACAGTATCGTTGGATGTACCCCTTTGAACGGTTCTTACGTCACTTAAagaataacataaaaaataaagctCGGGTAGAAGGTTCCATGTGTAACGCTTACTTAGTGGAAGAAGCTTCAACATTTTGTTCACATTATTTCGAACAACATGTTCAAACAAAACATAGAAAAGTTCCTCGAAACGATTCTAGTGGAGGTGGAGAGAGCTTCGAGGggaatttttctatattttctcaTCCTGGACGGGCATCTGGCTGCGCTAATGTTCGTTATCTTGATGATCGGGAGTACATGGCAGCCCACAATTATGTCTTGTTAAATTGCCCAGAGGTTGCGCCATATACCGAGTACGTGTTGTTTTTCCTAAATCATATAAGTATGTCCATGTTCAAtagttttttattaatattattctaa
- the LOC108203795 gene encoding uncharacterized protein LOC108203795: MTTMRDLFRGYKARIKRDYYYKYQTDEERLENRPREVPLKDFKILLEYWADEKIAKKARTNSESRRLITETHTAGSRSFAQISHNMALERALKATREQPPAPISDVDVYVKTRKRESTRTYKLPTEVVEKKVENVKKLLKDGTIDEAEEVVYGGKDHSRTFLVGRLIEKREPKKKIARPLPTIPEKYVASLTEQIRDQIAKEMEEQVQKKVEDNVKLMMSKLAEKNPGLNLDIELTSATKPTVEPSQANNGSD; encoded by the exons ATGACGACGATGCGGGACTTGTTTAGGGGGTACAAAGCTCGGATCAAGAGGGATTactattataaatatcaaactgATGAGGAGAGGCTAGAAAATAGGCCTAGGGAGGTTCCATTGAAAGACTTCAAGATATTGTTAGAATATTGGGCTGATGAGAAAATAGCG AAAAAAGCAAGAACAAATTCAGAATCTCGAAGGCTTATAACTGAAACACATACTGCTGGAAGTAGGAGTTTCGCACAAATAAGTCACAATATG gcACTTGAAAGAGCATTGAAGGCTACCCGTGAACAACCACCAGCGCCAATATCAGATGTTGATGTTTATGTTAAAACACGCAAACGGGAAAGCACAAGAACATACAAGCTACCTACTGAAGTTGTTGAGAAAAAAGTG GAAAATGTAAAGAAGCTGCTGAAAGATGGAACAATTGACGAAGCTGAAGAAGTTGTTTATGGTGGGAAGGATCACAGTCGCACATTTTTAGTGGGGAGGCTTATTGAGAAAAGGGAACCAAAGAAAAAAATTGCACGCCCTTTGCCTACCATTCCAGAGAAGTATGTGGCTAGTTTAACTGAACAGATTCGAGATCAAATTGCAAAGGAGATGGAAGAACAAGTGCAGAAGAAGGTTGAAGATAATGTCAAGCTCATGATGTCCAAGCTGGCAGAAAAGAATCCAGGCCTTAATCTCGATATCGAGCTAACCAGTGCAACTAAACCAACAGTTGAGCCATCACAGGCCAACAATGGCAGTGATTAA
- the LOC108203796 gene encoding uncharacterized protein LOC108203796: MVRESNQSITDAEIDKCLESDFAIWFKQYAQNPSLVPDEIVRDIASGPLRSVRSVPIYYVNGYKFHTRKYGENRSTFNSGVCIKGSNYSETSNDYFGIIDEILILEYPRLPIKKTTLFKCEWFDPTPNVGTRVHLRFKMVEVNRKKKLSVYEPFILASQAMQVYFCNYPSLRRDKMDWLVVCKIKARPLVELSQAPQSHQEPYQDETPENLNRIDIRDIPTHLNDNEGILDLDDGEGSPEEEIEFDSDSEEGGSSQSDDIDNNGSDYNNSSN; encoded by the exons atggtGCGGGAGTCCAATCAAAGTATAACTGATGCTGAGATTGACAAATGCTTAGAGAGTGATTTTGCTATTTGGTTTAAACAATAT gcacaaaatccatcattggTTCCAGATGAAATTGTTCGAGACATTGCTTCAGGACCTCTTCGCTCAGTTAGATCTGTACCAATTTACTATGTAAACGGGTACAAGTTTCATACGCGAAAATATGGGGAAAACAGATCCACATTCAACAGCGGAGTATGCATTAAAGGATCAAACTATAGTGAGACATCTAATGATTATTTTGGAATCATAGATGAGATTTTAATCCTTGAGTATCCTCGTCTTCCGATAAAGAAAACAACATTGTTTAAGTGCGAGTGGTTTGATCCTACACCAAATGTAGGTACAAGAGTTCATCTCCGCTTTAAAATGGTTGAAGTGAatcggaaaaaaaaattgagcgTCTATGAACCTTTTATCTTGGCAAGTCAAGCCATGCAAGTCTATTTTTGTAATTATCCAAGTCTTAGGCGAGACAAGATGGATTGGTTGGTTGTATGCAAAATTAAGGCTCGTCCACTTGTTGAATTGTCACAAGCACCTCAATCACACCAAGAGCCATATCAAGATGAAACACCGGAAAACTTGAATAGGATCGACATAAGAGATATTCCCACACATCTAAATGATAATGAAGGCATTTTAGATTTAGATGACGGTGAAGGGTCACCCGAAGAAGAGATTGAGTTTGATTCGGATTCGGAAGAAGGGGGATCTTCACAAAGTGATGATATTGATAATAATGGGTCTGATTATAATAATTCTTCTAATTAG
- the LOC108203794 gene encoding uncharacterized protein LOC108203794: MSTRRIRPSSSSIPRNSTENTPVGSQQSEREHTPARSQPNTPNVSTNESANESADEGWVVGSMHRDGRMRIEVIKGLLEPSGRCSRAITDCISERQDPTGFNWKAVSKEVKDFYFEEFKKSFVWRQEDKQIYKAWVKKASNRYSNFCSDARKKWEAGEVDNRVAMHVWLLWVEFWKTPVFQTKSKTQKKNRRGGTDHYPPTHTGGSASLRTHAAVLAETNGKDPTPADVYLLTHTKNRDKKTFVTKKAEAVYNKVIEIREERSKPVEGSEEPQIIDEDEIFLQAVGGLDKRNRIYGMGSLQSVIYGPESRSDTSTSRYSGSNFNREYELMQVELQEMKDQVKELQEMRNTELEDMRKQMEEMKSQLALVFRNQNAS, from the exons ATGAGTACACGAAGAATTCGACCATCAAGTAGCTCCATTCCAAGGAACTCTACAGAAAACACACCAGTTGGATCACAACAATCAGAGCGAGAACACACACCTGCACGATCACAGCCTAACACCCCAAATGTTTCTACAAATGAATCTGCAAATGAATCAGCGGATGAAGGTTGGGTAGTTGGCTCTATGCATAGGGACGGGCGTATGAGGATCGAAGTAATTAAGGGATT GTTGGAGCCTTCGGGTAGATGCTCACGAGCAATCACAGACTGTATATCTGAGAGGCAGGATCCCACTGGATTCAACTGGAAGGCAGTGTCTAAGGAGGTTAAAGATTTTTATTTCGAGGAGTTTAAg AAATCTTTTGTTTGGAGACAAGAAGACAAACAAATATACAAAGCATGGGTAAAAAAAGCAAGCAATcgatattcaaatttttgcagTGATGCTCGGAAAAAATGGGAAGCTGGTGAAGTAGACAATAGAGTAGCCATGCATGTATGGTTGCTTTGGGTTGAGTTTTGGAAAACTCCAGTTTTCCAGACTAAATCAAAAACGCAGAAGAAAAATCGTCGTGGTGGGACTGATCACTACCCTCCAACTCATACTGGTGGTTCAGCGTCTTTAAGAACACATGCTGCTGTTCTG GCGGAGACTAATGGTAAAGATCCAACTCCGGCTGATGTGTATTTGCTTACACATACTAAGAATCGTGACAAAAAAACATTTGTTACGAAGAAAGCAGAAGCAGTATAT AATAAGGTTATTGAAATTCGTGAGGAACGCTCTAAACCTGTTGAAGGTTCCGAAGAACCCCAAATTATTGATGAAGATGAAATATTCCTACAGGCAGTTGGGGGGCTAGACAAAAGAAATAGAATTTATGGCATGGGTTCTTTACAAAGTGTCATATACGGGCCAGAAAGCAGGAGCGATACTTCCACTTCTCGTTACAGTGGCTCCAACTTCAACAGAGAATATGAGCTAATGCAGGTTGAACTCCAAGAAATGAAGGATCAGGTGAAGGAATTGCAAGAGATGAGAAATACGGAATTAGAAGATATGAGAAAGCAAATGGAAGAGATGAAGAGCCAACTTGCTTTGGTATTCAGGAATCAGAATGCAAGTTAG